In Anaerostipes hadrus ATCC 29173 = JCM 17467, a single genomic region encodes these proteins:
- a CDS encoding sugar-binding transcriptional regulator, with translation MVLQKLGEVAAYYLDNLLNDNMILGISWGNTMYHTVKAVKTSKNIPITVVPIMGAANVRTPERDSLDLSKELAYAYGGTYHYIYAPLFVNSEEVRDSLEQEPNIKGCLELARNADIILTSVGSIVYKSWKSYLSTRDLYNLEKKGAIGHIGGHFYDMEGNEVITPFVNKMIGLGIEDIKNTENVICVAGLEMKAEAILGAVRGGYINTLITDEEAAKAVLALCK, from the coding sequence ATGGTCCTTCAGAAATTGGGTGAAGTTGCAGCATACTATCTAGATAATCTGTTAAATGATAATATGATTCTTGGAATTTCATGGGGGAATACGATGTATCATACTGTCAAAGCGGTCAAGACAAGTAAGAATATCCCGATTACAGTCGTACCGATCATGGGAGCAGCCAATGTAAGGACTCCAGAGAGAGATTCCTTGGATCTTTCGAAAGAACTTGCCTATGCATATGGTGGAACGTATCACTACATTTATGCTCCGCTTTTTGTGAATTCGGAAGAAGTCAGGGACAGTCTTGAACAAGAGCCGAATATTAAAGGATGTTTAGAGCTTGCAAGGAATGCAGATATCATTCTAACCAGTGTTGGTTCTATCGTATATAAGAGTTGGAAATCTTATTTAAGTACCAGAGATTTATATAATCTTGAGAAGAAAGGTGCGATTGGACATATCGGAGGACATTTTTACGATATGGAAGGAAATGAAGTCATAACACCGTTTGTTAATAAGATGATCGGTCTTGGTATTGAGGATATCAAGAATACAGAAAATGTGATCTGCGTTGCAGGACTTGAGATGAAAGCAGAGGCGATTCTTGGAGCTGTGAGAGGCGGGTATATTAATACACTGATCACAGATGAAGAGGCAGCGAAGGCAGTGCTGGCATTATGTAAATAA
- a CDS encoding RelA/SpoT domain-containing protein, which translates to MLDQEKFFNTYKVQEAFEDSGLSWDTLEKIYEDYTRRLPEMKKIADRLQDEISKVIDFHVHSIHNRCKDPEHLIEKIIRKVGVEKRQKYKNINERNYLRIVRDLMGIRILILSKEEWRTVHDFLLKVDEDSRYDMHMAEMPRAYIRYGDRDIFNYTIHKEYTDKGYRSQHYIFKYGNYYFEVQVRTIAEEVYAEFDHYVKYPYRENNHFLKRYTSVVAELLNSVDEIISTCFQFGEAGWLDIEKYFAQDSYSDLQRMSKEPHKREQEQIPRANDGVIDAQSYMNRMILRKG; encoded by the coding sequence ATGCTGGATCAGGAGAAATTTTTTAACACATACAAAGTACAGGAAGCATTTGAGGATTCTGGACTTTCCTGGGATACGCTTGAGAAGATTTATGAGGATTATACGAGACGTTTACCAGAGATGAAAAAGATTGCAGATCGTTTACAGGATGAGATATCAAAAGTAATAGATTTTCATGTACATTCAATTCATAACCGATGTAAGGATCCAGAGCATTTGATTGAGAAGATCATACGGAAAGTTGGAGTTGAAAAACGTCAGAAATATAAAAATATTAATGAACGGAATTATCTGAGGATCGTGCGTGATCTTATGGGTATCCGAATTTTGATCTTATCAAAAGAAGAATGGCGTACGGTACATGATTTTTTGCTGAAAGTTGATGAAGATTCCAGATATGATATGCATATGGCGGAGATGCCAAGGGCTTATATCCGTTATGGGGATCGTGACATTTTTAATTATACGATTCATAAAGAATATACAGATAAGGGATATCGTTCACAGCATTATATTTTTAAATATGGGAATTATTATTTTGAAGTACAGGTACGAACGATCGCTGAAGAAGTATACGCAGAATTTGACCATTATGTAAAGTACCCATATCGTGAGAATAATCATTTTCTAAAGCGGTATACAAGTGTTGTGGCAGAATTGTTGAATTCTGTGGATGAGATCATTTCGACATGTTTTCAGTTTGGAGAAGCAGGCTGGCTTGACATTGAGAAATATTTTGCACAAGACAGCTACAGTGACTTGCAGAGAATGTCGAAAGAACCGCATAAGAGAGAACAAGAACAGATTCCAAGAGCCAATGACGGAGTGATCGATGCTCAAAGTTATATGAATCGGATGATCTTAAGAAAGGGATAA
- a CDS encoding nucleotidyltransferase family protein, with product MNLTNVFIDILRSAMTQTSCDMIEGLSTQDWEKIYDISQKQQLAPMIYQQIFSNESFQNSDPGFQQFWKGDTIDQAGNQARKSILFLMLFDKMRQNGLTPLIVKGIVCRDLYPNPDLRTSNDEDLYIPRDQFGKMDEFLQAEGFMREELIKDKVYQEVPYQNPRNGLYFELHMDLFPQESGAYGHFNQLFEDAFDTCMETDIQGSKVLTLNPKQHFLYLVCHSLKHFLHSGFGVRQACDLLYFAKKYHDQLDFHEIRNIMKEYHMDSFAMNVLDIGVCYLGFTWEELGLSKPSDVEIDCTALLDDMLDGGIFGQNDMNRVHSANITLNAAENESVNAASGILASLFPEKEYIKTNYPYSRNYPFLLPVAYLHRIFKYLTHRNTDAINTGEKSSAQIGMERVKLLEKYKIVEK from the coding sequence ATGAACTTAACCAATGTATTTATAGATATATTAAGAAGTGCTATGACGCAGACTTCCTGTGATATGATAGAGGGACTTTCTACACAAGACTGGGAGAAAATCTATGATATTAGTCAGAAACAGCAACTGGCACCGATGATCTATCAGCAGATTTTTTCAAATGAATCATTTCAAAATAGTGATCCAGGGTTTCAGCAGTTCTGGAAGGGAGATACGATCGATCAGGCAGGAAATCAGGCAAGAAAAAGTATTCTGTTTTTGATGTTGTTTGATAAAATGCGCCAGAATGGATTGACCCCATTAATCGTGAAAGGAATTGTTTGCAGAGATCTATATCCGAATCCAGATCTTCGAACATCCAATGATGAAGATCTTTATATCCCAAGAGATCAGTTTGGGAAGATGGATGAATTTTTGCAGGCAGAGGGATTTATGAGAGAAGAACTGATCAAGGATAAAGTTTATCAGGAAGTTCCATATCAGAATCCAAGGAATGGATTATATTTTGAACTGCATATGGATCTGTTTCCTCAGGAATCCGGAGCGTATGGGCATTTTAATCAATTATTTGAAGATGCGTTTGATACTTGTATGGAAACAGATATTCAAGGGAGTAAAGTATTGACGCTGAATCCAAAACAGCATTTTTTATATCTTGTATGCCACAGTCTGAAACATTTTCTTCATAGTGGATTTGGAGTCAGACAGGCATGTGATCTATTATACTTTGCGAAGAAATACCACGATCAGTTAGACTTTCATGAGATCAGGAATATCATGAAAGAATATCATATGGATTCTTTTGCTATGAATGTATTGGATATTGGAGTCTGCTATCTTGGATTTACTTGGGAGGAGCTAGGACTTTCAAAACCGTCTGATGTAGAAATTGACTGCACAGCATTATTGGATGATATGTTAGATGGTGGTATTTTTGGACAAAATGATATGAATCGTGTACATAGTGCAAATATTACGTTGAATGCAGCAGAGAATGAATCAGTCAATGCAGCTTCCGGGATCCTGGCTTCTTTATTTCCAGAGAAGGAATATATCAAGACGAACTATCCATATTCAAGGAACTATCCGTTTTTACTGCCAGTGGCGTATTTACACAGGATATTTAAATACTTAACTCATCGTAACACAGATGCGATCAATACAGGAGAAAAAAGCAGTGCACAGATTGGGATGGAACGTGTCAAATTATTAGAGAAATATAAGATTGTAGAGAAATAA
- a CDS encoding metallophosphoesterase, translated as MKKSVRIVAMIFAIFAILIAVEIIISYKCLTVTDYKIKSDKIKETTKIVLISDLHNSQFGSKNKRLVDKIQKQDPDLILMDGDMLNEDGKNAQTAVELISALKKTAPVYYALGNHEIAYRQRRDKNLYQKLQKAGAKVVEKEYEDIKVRSNKIRIGGLYEYAFAVDGAGNMVKKSIPSKVRDFLMDYENTDAFKIMLSHRPDSFVFGQAADTWKIDLVVSGHVHGGQVRIPGKGGLYGGDQGWFPEYTDGIHHFKTVNHMIITRGLGSDKEKLPRFHNIPEIVVIRLEKR; from the coding sequence TTGAAGAAATCAGTAAGGATCGTAGCAATGATATTTGCCATTTTTGCTATATTGATAGCGGTAGAAATTATCATATCTTATAAATGTCTGACTGTTACGGATTACAAGATTAAGTCTGATAAGATCAAGGAAACGACCAAGATCGTATTAATATCGGATCTTCATAATAGTCAGTTTGGAAGCAAGAATAAGCGCTTAGTGGATAAAATTCAAAAACAAGATCCAGATCTTATCTTGATGGATGGAGATATGTTGAATGAAGATGGGAAGAATGCACAGACAGCAGTAGAACTTATAAGTGCATTGAAAAAAACAGCACCAGTATATTACGCATTGGGGAATCATGAGATTGCGTATAGACAGCGCAGGGATAAGAATCTATATCAGAAGTTACAGAAAGCAGGTGCGAAGGTTGTAGAGAAAGAATATGAGGATATAAAGGTAAGAAGCAACAAGATCCGGATCGGAGGCCTTTATGAGTATGCATTTGCAGTAGATGGGGCTGGAAATATGGTTAAGAAAAGTATTCCGTCCAAAGTAAGAGATTTTTTGATGGATTATGAGAACACAGATGCATTTAAGATCATGTTGTCTCACAGACCAGATAGTTTTGTTTTTGGGCAGGCAGCAGATACATGGAAGATCGATCTGGTAGTCAGTGGGCATGTACATGGTGGACAGGTAAGAATTCCAGGTAAAGGAGGTCTTTACGGAGGAGATCAGGGATGGTTTCCTGAATATACGGATGGAATCCATCATTTTAAGACAGTGAATCATATGATTATTACAAGAGGACTTGGAAGTGATAAGGAAAAACTACCAAGATTTCACAATATTCCAGAGATTGTAGTGATCCGACTTGAAAAACGTTAG
- a CDS encoding citrate/2-methylcitrate synthase, whose product MVKDMPNKFSEVTPEIRELAKKCNKKIDEELFAKYDVKRGLRKRNGEGVLAGLTDISMINAYTMIDREIVPCEGKLYYRGIDIEDIVKGFIEEDRFGFEETAYLLLFGELPKKDQLKQFEGMLGEYRQLPTNFVRDIIMKAPSRDMMNTLARSVLTLFSYDDNASDISLPNVLRQCIQLIALFPVLSVYAYQAYNHYERGESLFIHLPDPELSTAENILHLLRPDSKYTKLEAKLLDMALVLHAEHGGGNNSTFTTHVVSSSGTDTYSAIAAALCSLKGPKHGGANIKVVQMFDDLKANVKDWSNEEEIREYLLKLLNKEAFDKAGLIYGMGHAVYSLSDPRSKILSRFVKQLSEEKGKEEEYQLYATVERLAKQVIGEKRKIYKGVSANIDFYSGFIYSMLGLPHQLYTPLFAIARIVGWSAHRMEELMNGNRIIRPAYKAVAPHREYTPIDER is encoded by the coding sequence ATGGTTAAAGATATGCCGAATAAGTTTTCAGAGGTAACCCCTGAGATCAGAGAACTGGCTAAGAAATGTAATAAGAAGATTGATGAAGAGTTGTTTGCAAAATATGATGTAAAAAGAGGTCTTCGTAAACGTAATGGTGAAGGTGTCCTTGCAGGATTAACTGACATTTCCATGATCAATGCTTATACAATGATCGACCGTGAAATCGTGCCGTGTGAAGGTAAATTATATTACCGCGGAATTGATATCGAGGATATCGTAAAGGGATTTATCGAAGAAGATCGTTTTGGATTTGAAGAAACAGCATACTTACTGTTGTTTGGAGAACTCCCTAAAAAGGACCAGTTAAAACAGTTTGAAGGAATGCTTGGAGAATACAGACAGCTTCCTACAAACTTTGTAAGAGATATCATCATGAAAGCACCAAGCCGTGACATGATGAATACATTAGCACGAAGCGTCTTAACATTATTTTCATATGATGACAATGCAAGTGATATTTCACTGCCAAATGTACTGCGTCAGTGCATTCAGCTGATCGCATTATTCCCTGTACTTTCTGTATATGCATATCAGGCATACAATCATTATGAGAGAGGAGAAAGTTTATTCATTCATCTTCCAGATCCAGAACTTTCTACAGCAGAGAATATCCTTCATCTGTTAAGACCAGACAGCAAATATACAAAACTGGAAGCAAAATTACTAGATATGGCGTTAGTGCTTCATGCAGAGCATGGTGGAGGTAACAACTCTACGTTCACAACACACGTTGTATCATCTTCAGGAACAGATACATATTCAGCGATCGCAGCAGCCCTTTGCTCATTGAAAGGTCCAAAACATGGTGGAGCAAACATTAAAGTTGTACAGATGTTCGATGATTTAAAAGCCAATGTCAAAGACTGGTCCAATGAAGAAGAAATTCGTGAATATTTATTAAAACTGCTGAATAAAGAAGCATTCGACAAAGCAGGATTGATCTATGGTATGGGACATGCAGTATATTCATTATCAGATCCACGTTCCAAGATTCTTTCACGCTTCGTAAAACAGCTTTCTGAAGAAAAAGGAAAAGAAGAAGAATATCAATTGTATGCAACGGTAGAACGTCTTGCCAAACAAGTCATTGGTGAGAAGAGAAAGATCTACAAAGGAGTCAGCGCAAACATTGACTTCTACAGTGGATTTATCTACAGCATGTTAGGATTACCACATCAGCTATATACACCATTATTTGCAATCGCACGTATCGTAGGATGGTCAGCACATCGAATGGAAGAGTTGATGAATGGTAATCGTATTATTCGTCCGGCTTATAAAGCTGTGGCACCACATAGAGAATATACACCAATTGATGAAAGATAA
- a CDS encoding amino acid ABC transporter ATP-binding protein, whose product MSILSVKNLEKKFGDLTVLKDISFNINDGEIISIIGSSGSGKSTLLRCMNQLETITSGTITIDGKTLVETKNGAPVYAGKDILKEILMETGFVFQNFNLFPHYSVLRNVMEAPVCVAGVPKKQAEEKARELLKKLGLETKADAYPCELSGGQSQRVSIARALALEPKILFFDEPTSALDPELTGEVLKVIKSLTDLNITMVIVTHEMAFAKEISDRIIFMDKGVIIEDASPDEVFSSDNERTREFLGKYHDVN is encoded by the coding sequence ATGAGTATTTTATCCGTTAAAAACTTAGAGAAGAAATTCGGAGATCTTACCGTATTGAAAGACATTTCCTTCAACATCAATGACGGCGAGATCATTTCGATCATTGGATCATCGGGATCAGGAAAATCAACATTACTGCGTTGTATGAATCAGTTAGAGACGATCACATCCGGAACGATCACGATCGATGGAAAGACACTGGTTGAGACAAAGAATGGAGCACCAGTCTACGCAGGCAAAGATATTTTGAAAGAAATTTTAATGGAAACAGGATTTGTATTTCAGAACTTTAACCTGTTTCCACACTATAGTGTTCTAAGAAATGTAATGGAAGCCCCTGTATGTGTTGCAGGAGTACCTAAGAAACAGGCAGAAGAGAAGGCAAGGGAGCTGTTAAAGAAATTAGGTCTTGAGACAAAGGCAGATGCTTATCCATGTGAATTATCTGGTGGACAGTCACAGCGAGTATCGATCGCAAGAGCATTAGCCTTGGAACCAAAGATCTTGTTCTTTGATGAACCGACTTCTGCACTTGATCCAGAGCTTACTGGAGAAGTATTAAAAGTCATCAAATCACTGACAGATCTAAATATCACGATGGTGATCGTCACACACGAGATGGCTTTTGCAAAAGAAATTTCAGACAGGATCATTTTTATGGATAAAGGAGTCATCATTGAAGATGCATCTCCAGATGAGGTATTCAGTTCTGATAATGAAAGAACAAGAGAATTCCTTGGAAAATACCATGATGTAAACTAG
- a CDS encoding amino acid ABC transporter permease, with amino-acid sequence MDGTQSFPEIVKLLIENGLQSTLILFFLTLIFGLILGMIIAKGRMSKLLIIQMPIRFFLLIMRGTPLILQLYGFYFGLYYIAGLSLDRMTAAIIGFSLNYAAYFAEIYRSGIQAIPKGQYEAAKVLGFNRSQTFFKIILPQVVKIITPSLGSECMTLVKDTSLAHVIGVMEIYVVATNQMARSRGMIYLVVAGIFYLIMNAIVSKVFSVIEKRMNYYR; translated from the coding sequence ATGGATGGAACACAAAGTTTTCCAGAAATCGTAAAGTTATTAATTGAAAATGGTCTGCAATCTACATTGATCTTATTCTTTCTGACTTTGATTTTTGGACTGATTCTTGGTATGATAATTGCTAAAGGAAGAATGTCAAAGCTTCTGATCATTCAGATGCCAATTCGATTTTTCCTATTGATCATGAGAGGGACACCACTGATCCTGCAGTTATATGGATTCTATTTTGGACTATATTATATCGCAGGATTAAGCCTTGATCGTATGACAGCGGCAATTATCGGTTTTTCTTTAAATTACGCAGCATATTTTGCAGAGATTTATCGAAGTGGTATTCAGGCAATTCCAAAAGGTCAGTATGAAGCAGCGAAAGTATTAGGATTTAACAGATCACAGACATTCTTTAAGATCATTTTACCTCAGGTTGTAAAGATCATCACACCATCCCTTGGAAGTGAGTGTATGACATTGGTTAAGGATACATCCTTAGCTCATGTTATTGGTGTTATGGAGATTTACGTTGTGGCAACAAACCAGATGGCACGAAGCCGTGGAATGATCTATCTTGTTGTAGCAGGTATTTTCTACTTGATCATGAATGCCATTGTATCAAAAGTATTCTCAGTCATTGAGAAAAGAATGAACTATTATCGTTAG
- a CDS encoding amino acid ABC transporter substrate-binding protein, with protein sequence MKKFLVGLLTVALAASMLVGCGKKEEKKKADNSLKDVQSKKELVLGLDSSFPPMGFTDKKDNIVGFDIDLAKEVTKRMGIKLKLQPINWNSKEQELNTEKVDCLWNGVTYSKARAKEMLCSESYMDNHQVLIVPANSKIKSLKDITKDTEVGIQSGSTAADAADSVKELKNSKIKLLADNVQILNDLGHGLDAAVMDEVVAKYYTKKDAGKYKVLEDSVAKEKYVIGFRKDDKALCNEVVKQLKAMAKDGTLKKISEKWFDEDITTIK encoded by the coding sequence ATGAAAAAGTTTTTAGTCGGGTTATTAACAGTCGCACTTGCAGCATCTATGCTCGTAGGATGCGGTAAGAAAGAAGAAAAGAAGAAGGCAGATAACTCATTGAAAGATGTACAGTCTAAGAAAGAATTAGTTCTTGGACTTGATTCATCCTTTCCACCAATGGGATTTACAGATAAGAAAGATAATATTGTAGGATTTGATATCGATCTTGCAAAAGAAGTAACAAAGAGAATGGGAATCAAATTAAAATTACAGCCAATCAACTGGAATTCCAAAGAACAGGAACTTAATACAGAGAAAGTTGACTGTTTATGGAATGGTGTTACATACAGCAAAGCCAGAGCAAAAGAAATGTTATGTTCAGAATCTTACATGGATAACCATCAGGTACTGATTGTACCAGCAAACAGTAAGATCAAATCTTTAAAAGACATTACAAAAGATACAGAAGTTGGAATTCAGTCAGGATCTACAGCAGCTGATGCAGCAGATAGTGTAAAAGAATTAAAGAATTCAAAGATCAAACTGTTAGCAGACAATGTTCAGATTTTAAATGATTTAGGACACGGATTAGATGCGGCTGTTATGGATGAAGTTGTTGCAAAATACTACACAAAGAAAGATGCTGGTAAATATAAAGTATTAGAAGACAGTGTAGCAAAAGAAAAATATGTCATTGGATTCAGAAAAGATGACAAAGCACTTTGCAACGAAGTTGTAAAACAGTTAAAAGCAATGGCAAAAGATGGTACATTAAAGAAGATAAGCGAAAAATGGTTTGATGAAGACATCACAACAATCAAATAA
- a CDS encoding N-acetylglucosaminidase yields MYYKKILAAALTVSCIGGIVPANSVQAASLKIRYSGKTRYYKGKQLHVSYANKNLSSKYVGIQINKVNMIPYYDYLVKQGPKVKRTYSKSSGKLILKNGDDTLTAYVGKRTYYLNGVKKTFSVAPTKVKYYKTKKTIILIPANAIVKGLGLNYKYSSSSKRIYITQPVIPSDSTTQVQTQPSGSVQYTNYNKSLSAYVTAEKKQHPTYGGKSISTSTYTSYIDPSKDTTNNFQFLTLDTYREVDPTAYNNLLNSKLKSNSVLRNKGNVLIAAAKQYNIDPVYLLCQTILETGYGTSTLSQGKAITTVVSGSSVVRDSSGNVTGFKTVNGKYKTSTISKKTVYNLYGIKAYDSDPQLCGFSYAYYQGWTSVDAAIYGAAKYVSQDYIHNQTYHQNTLYKFRYNPNINYLWHEYATDPSYAKQIATIMYSQFRSVYRSDVSFTYDKPHFN; encoded by the coding sequence ATGTATTATAAAAAAATACTTGCTGCAGCATTAACTGTTTCATGTATCGGTGGTATCGTACCTGCAAACTCTGTACAGGCAGCAAGTCTTAAGATCCGCTACAGCGGCAAAACACGTTACTATAAAGGAAAACAATTACATGTCAGCTATGCAAATAAGAACCTGTCTTCTAAATATGTTGGCATTCAGATCAATAAAGTCAATATGATCCCTTATTATGACTATCTTGTAAAGCAGGGTCCGAAAGTCAAACGTACTTACTCTAAGAGCAGTGGAAAACTGATCCTTAAGAATGGCGATGACACACTGACAGCTTATGTAGGAAAACGTACATACTACTTAAATGGGGTAAAGAAAACCTTCAGCGTTGCCCCTACAAAGGTAAAATATTATAAGACAAAGAAGACTATCATCTTAATTCCTGCTAATGCGATCGTCAAAGGACTGGGATTAAATTATAAGTATAGTTCTTCTTCAAAAAGGATCTATATCACACAGCCTGTCATTCCTTCAGATTCAACAACACAGGTCCAAACACAACCAAGTGGTTCTGTGCAGTATACAAATTACAATAAGAGTTTATCAGCTTATGTAACTGCAGAGAAAAAACAACATCCAACTTACGGTGGCAAGAGCATCAGTACATCAACTTACACAAGCTATATCGATCCATCAAAGGATACAACAAATAATTTTCAGTTCTTAACACTGGATACATACCGTGAAGTTGATCCAACTGCATATAACAACTTATTAAATAGTAAATTAAAATCAAACAGTGTCTTAAGAAATAAAGGAAATGTCTTGATCGCTGCTGCAAAACAGTATAATATCGATCCTGTATATTTACTATGCCAGACAATTCTTGAAACTGGATATGGTACAAGCACCTTATCTCAGGGAAAAGCGATCACAACCGTTGTTTCTGGAAGTTCTGTTGTAAGAGATAGTTCTGGAAATGTCACAGGATTTAAGACTGTCAATGGAAAATATAAAACATCCACAATCTCTAAGAAGACCGTGTATAATCTCTACGGAATCAAAGCCTATGATAGTGATCCTCAGCTTTGCGGATTCAGCTATGCATATTATCAAGGCTGGACAAGTGTCGATGCGGCAATTTATGGTGCCGCTAAGTATGTAAGCCAAGACTATATCCATAATCAGACTTATCATCAAAATACACTTTATAAATTCCGTTACAACCCAAATATCAATTATCTATGGCACGAATACGCAACAGATCCATCCTATGCAAAACAGATTGCTACGATCATGTATAGTCAGTTCCGTAGTGTTTATAGATCAGATGTGTCATTTACATATGATAAACCACACTTCAATTAG
- a CDS encoding sensor histidine kinase: MKMKQKILNNMVYIAVVAVLITTTLIGMFTYYRYMEQIKTGMKDEAAYLAASLNFEDQQNLDKYKNITITRITRIAKDGTVIYDSSGKEKSMGNHKNRTEVKEAFKHGHGEDTRMSMTLRKQTYYYALKLKDGTILRMSRETQTIVRQMEDIIPIIALILAVVTILSVILSRMSTDRIVEPINQINLIHPKQNKTYSELTPLLDKIEKQNMDIERQIKEIKEAENMRKEFSANVSHELKTPLTTISGYAELMKDGLVKPEDMPRFSATIYDEARRLISMIEGIIKLSRLDENRVELDWKDVDLYELAFSIKNDLKRRSEEENVAIHIRGIHTKIRGVTQILYEMFFNVCENAIKYNHPGGEVVFTISKMGDYPTVIVEDTGIGIPKEDIDRIFERFYRVDKSHSNQKEGSGLGLSIVKHGAKFHHAEMEVESEVGKGTKITVVFPRQNSDL; the protein is encoded by the coding sequence ATGAAAATGAAACAAAAGATATTAAACAACATGGTATACATCGCAGTTGTAGCTGTGCTGATCACGACAACGCTTATTGGAATGTTTACATATTATCGTTATATGGAACAGATAAAAACAGGAATGAAAGATGAGGCGGCCTATTTGGCGGCTTCACTTAATTTTGAGGATCAGCAAAATCTCGATAAATATAAAAATATTACAATCACAAGGATTACAAGGATCGCTAAGGATGGAACGGTTATTTATGACAGCAGCGGGAAAGAAAAATCCATGGGAAACCATAAGAATCGTACAGAAGTCAAAGAAGCATTTAAACATGGACATGGGGAAGATACTCGTATGTCAATGACATTACGAAAACAGACTTATTATTATGCGCTGAAGTTAAAAGATGGAACGATTCTTCGGATGAGCCGGGAGACCCAGACGATCGTAAGACAGATGGAAGATATCATTCCGATCATCGCCTTGATTCTTGCAGTTGTAACGATATTATCTGTGATATTATCAAGAATGTCGACAGATCGTATCGTAGAACCAATCAACCAGATAAATTTGATACATCCAAAACAGAACAAAACATATAGTGAGTTGACGCCATTGCTTGATAAGATTGAAAAACAGAATATGGATATAGAAAGACAGATCAAAGAGATCAAAGAAGCAGAAAATATGCGCAAAGAATTTTCAGCCAATGTATCCCATGAACTAAAAACTCCATTGACTACGATTTCAGGATACGCTGAATTAATGAAAGATGGGCTGGTGAAACCAGAAGACATGCCAAGATTCTCTGCAACGATCTATGATGAAGCAAGAAGATTGATCTCGATGATCGAAGGAATCATCAAACTCTCAAGACTCGATGAAAATAGAGTGGAATTAGACTGGAAAGATGTCGATCTCTATGAATTAGCATTCAGTATCAAGAATGATCTGAAGCGAAGAAGTGAAGAAGAAAATGTAGCTATTCATATCCGCGGAATTCATACGAAGATCCGAGGAGTTACACAGATCCTTTACGAAATGTTTTTTAATGTATGCGAGAATGCTATTAAATACAATCATCCTGGCGGAGAAGTCGTATTCACGATTTCAAAAATGGGCGATTACCCAACAGTTATTGTAGAAGATACCGGAATTGGTATTCCAAAAGAAGACATTGATCGTATATTTGAACGTTTTTATCGTGTAGATAAGAGCCATTCAAACCAAAAAGAAGGCTCAGGACTCGGATTATCCATTGTAAAACACGGAGCAAAATTCCATCATGCAGAGATGGAAGTAGAAAGCGAAGTGGGAAAAGGAACAAAGATCACGGTTGTATTTCCACGGCAAAATTCTGATTTGTAG